From the Terriglobia bacterium genome, the window GTTTGAGCGGGGGGGTGCGCGCGGAAGTGGTGCGGCACGTCACGCTGTACACCAGCATCGGGCGCAGCAACCGGACGGGGGATACCAAGCCTTCCTGGAATCAGATGTACGGGATCACCCTCGGCAGGGTCCTGAACACGGCGTGGCGCGCCGATCTGCGCTATTCGCGCTTCGACAGCGTGATCGGGCAGGGAAGTTACGAGTCGCTCTCGCTCTCCCGGCAATTGCGGGAAGATCTGCGCTGGGAAGCGCAGGCCGGCTTTCAGCGGCTGAATTCGCTGAATGCCACGAGCGCCACTTCGCATTTCGCCACTACGCAGATGGACTGGTCGCCCGGGCGGCATCTCTTCCTGCAGGGAGGATTCACCTGGCAGCGCGGCGGGCTGGTGAACTACGACCAGCTCTTATTCGTGGTGGGAGAGAGGTTTTAGATGGGCGGAGCGTGGAAGCGCGAAGCGCGGGGATGGCAGGCGCTGGCTGTCGCGGCTCTTTTGGCCGGGCTCTGGTCGCTTCCGCTGCGTCTGAGCGCGCAGGAGCCGCCGGCAAGCGCGGCCGACGGCGCTCTTCTGCGGCGCGCCGGGTCCGCCGCGGAAGAGCTCATCACGAACCTGAGTATGGTCCGGTACATCGAGCACGTATCGCAGTACAAGCTGCGCAGCAACGGGAAGCCGGAGTATCAGCAGGAGGCTTTCTTCGATTCGCTGATGCTGGTACACGTGAAAGACGGGCGCATGAGCGCCGAGGAATCGCTGCAGGCAGAGAAGCCAGCGGTGCGTTTTGAGCAGCGCCCGCTGCTTACCACCAGCGGCTTTTCAACACTGGCTCTGATCCTGCATCCCTACTACGAGCCGAGCTTCCGCTTTACTCCGCTGGCGGAGGAAGTGGTGGAAGGGCAGCGCTTCCTGCGCCTGCATTTCGAGCACGTGAAGGGCGCGGACTCCCCCACGGTTCTGCGCCTGCGCAATCGCGATTATCCCATCGGGCTTTCCGGGACGGTGTGGCTCGACGCCCAGAGCGGGGCGGTGGCGCGCATCACCGGGGAGCTGGCGGAGCCGCTGGACGATATCGGGCTGCACAGCCTGAGCTGCGACGTGCGGTATGCCTCCGTCGAGCTGCAGAAAACGCCGGAGAAACTGTGGCTGCCGGTTTCGGCCACGGTGGACCTGGAAACACCGCGCCAACACTGGCGCAATGTGCACGTTTTTTCCGGCTACCGGCGATATTCCGTGGACGTGCACGTGGGACCAGGAGGAACGCCATGAGCTCGATTGCCACAAGCCCAGCCGCCAGCGCCGCCCAGATGCGGCGCCCAGGTGTGGCGCTGCACAATTTTCTACTGTACGTGTTGGTGATCGCCGGCGCCGCGCTGACGCTGGGGCTGATGATCTACGGAGCGAACTACTACACGCTGGACCAGGCGCATCGCGCGTTGTCTCCCAAGCATGCGTATCTGAAGCCGAGCGGAATGATCGGTATCCGTCTGGGGCTTCTGGGGGTGGGTCTCTTCTTGTGTCTTTTCCTCTACGCCATCCGCAAAAGCTGGAAATGGCTTTCGAAGGTGGGGAATTCGCGGCACTGGCTGAACTTCCACGTGGTTCTGGGCGTTCTGGCGCCGGTGGTCATCACGTTTCATTCCTCGTTCAAGTTCCGGGGACTGGCGGGGATCGCCTACTGGATCATGATCGCGGTAGCGATCAGCGGATTTATCGGACGCTACATTTATGCGCAGATCCCGCGCAGCCTGGGTGCGGCCGAGGTGTCCATGAAGGAGCTGCGCGAGGAGAGTGCGCGCCTGGCGGAGAGGCTCAAGGCGCAGGAAGTGCTGGCACCCGAGGATTTCGCTGCGCTGCTGCGGCTGCCGTCGCCGGCCGAGGTGCAGTCCATGTCCTCGCAGGAGGTGCTGTGGCTGATGCTGCGCTTCGACGTGGCGCGGCGCTGGGGCATCGCCGAACTGCGCCGAAAAGCGCTGCGTTCGTTCGGCGGGAACGCGGTCCTGTGGGGCATGATCCGTTCGCACCATCCCCAGGTGGAGAGCGTAATCGACTGCCTGAACGAAGAGGCCTATTTGAACAAGAAAGCGCTGTTCCTGTCCAAGGCCCAGGAGCTGTTCCAGCTGTGGCACGTCGTGCACCGGCCGTTTAGTTATTCCTTCGTCGTCCTCGCGTCTATTCACATTGCCGTGGTCCTGCTCCTGGGTTATTTTTGAGCGGGCGTTAGTGTTGACCGCTCTGCGGTCACGCATACAATGGATACGTTCCTCACGGTGCTGGTCGCCTCGCTGGTGACGCTGTTTTTCGTCCGCGGCTATCTGAAGAAGCTGACGGCGAAGAAACCGGCGCGTCCGGCGGGCACGGCCCATGCGGCGGCGGGCGCGCCAGGCGCGGTTGCCGCGAAAACGATTGCCTGCCCGCGCTGCGGCAAGGCCATCGGGGAATCTTCCGCGTTTTGCTCGCACTGCGGGGCGGCGCTGGCCATGTGGAGCGTGCACCGCGCCGCGGTGAACGCCCCCAGCGGAGGAGCCAAGGGCAAGCCGAAGCCGGTGATCAACGCTTCGCTGTGCATCGGCTGCGGTTCGTGTATTGAAGCCTGCCCGGAGACGGGGGCCCTGGAACTCGTCGGTGGCAAAGCCATCCTTGCTCACCCGGACCGCTGCACCGGCCACGCCAAGTGCGCGGAAGTCTGCCCCACGCAGGGCATCCTCTACTCCTACGACGGCGCGCTGCAGACCGTGCGCGTGCCGCTGGTGAAGGAAAACTTCGAGACCAACGTGCCGGGAGTCTTCATCGTGGGCGAGCTGGGAGGCATGGGGCTCATCAAGACGGCGGTGAACGAAGGCAAGCTGGTGATGGATCACGTGCATAAGCGCGTGGGAAAAACCGCCAAGCCGGCTGCGCATGGGCACGAAGAGGCGCCCGCCGAAGCCGCGAGGCCGGACGAAGTCCGCGACGTTTTGATCGTCGGCGCGGGCCCCGCGGGTCTGAGCGCGGCCCTGACCGCGCACCAGTACGGATTGAATTACCTGGCCATCGAGCAGGGGGAGATCGCTTCCACGATTCGCCACTATCCCCGGCAGAAATTCCTGATGGCGGAGCCGCTGGAGATTCCGCTCTACGGGCCGCTGTATGTAAGCGACGGCACGAAGGAGGCGCTGCTCTCGGTATGGGAGACGATTGTGGCGAATACCGGGGTGCGCGTGCAGACCAACGAGCGCGTGGAGCGCGTGGCGCGCAACACGGGCGGCTTCGTCGTGGAGACCTCTAAGGGCCAGTATCATGCGAAGAACGTGATCCTGGCCCTGGGCCGCCGCGGGACGCCGCGCAGCCTGGGTGTGCCGGGGGAGGATCTGGCCAAGGTGGCCTATGCGCTGATCGAGGCCGAGAGCTACGAGAACAAGGACATCCTGATCGTGGGGGGCGGCGATTCGGCGGTGGAGTCGGCGGTGGGTCTCAGCAAGCACAAGCGGAATCGCGTGACGCTCTCCTATCGCGGCGAAAACTTTCAGCGCGCCCGCGAGCGCAATCAGAAATTCATCGCCGAAGCCGAGGCGCAGGGGCAGCTGAACGTGCAGCGCAGTTCCCAGTTGCGCGAAATCCGCGAAAAGTCCGTGGTGCTCGAAGTGGCCGGGAAGACCGTGGAGATTGCCAACGACTACGTCTTCATCCTGATCGGCGGAGTTTCCCCCGAGGAGTTTCTCAAGAAAACGGGGATTGAAATCGTGGAAAAGTCGCTGGCCGTGGCCGCCGACCGGTCGTTCAGCTGACGGGAAGAACGGCGCCCGAGCGCTTTTCCGCCGCGCGGTATCTCTCTCCTTGCCTTGCGCTCTGATATACACTCTTTGATCGAAGCATCTGTTTCTTTTGGCTCCGACCACCGGAGGCCCCATGCACGACGACCTCTACCCCGCGCTGCGGCAGTGCATCATCGACGGAGATCCCGAGCAGGCAAAAGAGATCTGCCAGCGTGCGCTGGCCGCGGGCATGGCCCCGCTGGACGCCATCAACGAAGGGCTGGTGCCGGGACTGAACCACGTGGGCGAGCAGTTCGCGCAGGGGGAGATGTTTCTGCCGGACCTGGTGATGGCCGGGGAAGCGATGAAGGCGGCGACGGCGATTCTGGAACCGGCCATGCAGAAGGCGGGCGCGCGCCGCGAAACGCTGGGGAAAGTCGTGCTGGGCACGGTCCAGGGCGACATCCATGAAATCGGGAAGACGCTGGTAGGCACGATGCTCTCCGCCAGCGGTTTCGAGGTGCACGACCTCGGCGTGGACGTGCCCTTCGATACGTTCGCCGTGAAGGCAAGGGAACTGAACGCCGACATCGTGGGAGTTTCCGCACTGCTCACCACCACGATGACCGGGCAGAAGAACGTGGCGGAGGCGCTGGAGCGGAACGGGCTGCGCCCGCGGGTGAAGATCATCGTGGGCGGCGCGCCGGTCACGCGGGGCTGGGCGGAGGAGATCGGCGCGGACGGCTACGGGGAAGATGCGCTGGCGGCGGTGGCGCTGGCGAAGGCGCTGGCCGGGAAGTGATCCGGCGGGCGTGTGTGAAGGTGTAACGGTGGACGAGCGATGCAGCCAAAACTGGAAATTCTGGAACGCGAGCTGATCGAACGAATACTGGGCGAAGCTTTAGCGCTCATTGCCGAGCCCGGCGTCAAAGTGCAGGCGCAGGCCGCGGTGGAGTTACTGGCCGGGGCGGGGGCGCGCGTCGAGGAGGGCATTGCACACATTCCGGAAGCGCTGGCGCGGCAGGCGCTGGCTTCAGCGCCGCGCGAGTTCTTCCTGCACAACCGCGGCGGGGAGCCGGTGGTGCGCTACGGGGGCGACGCGGTGCAGTTCGATCCGGGGTCGTCGTGCGTGCACATCCTGGATCCCGCGACGCTCCAGCACCGCATGACGCAGGCGGCCGACTTGGTGCGGCTGGTGCAAGTGGCGGAGATGCTGCCGCAGTATGCGGCGCAGTCCACCGCGGTCGTATGCAATGACGTGCCCAAGGAGATCGGCGATCTGTACCGGCTTTTCCTGGTGCTGCTGCATTCGAACAAGCCGATCGTCACCGGGGCATTTGCGGCGCACACGGTGCCGCTGATGATCGACCTGCTGGCGGCGGACAGCGGGGGGCGCGAAGCGCTGCGGGGCAGGCCACGCGCGGTGTTCGACGTATGCCCCTCGCCGCCGCTGAACTGGTCGGATTTCGCGGGGCAGAATCTAGCGGACCTGGCGCGCGCGGGTGTGCCGGCGGAGGTGGTGTCCGTGCCGCTGGCGGGCGCGGCGGCTCCGGTGACGCTGGCGGGCACGGTGGTGCAGCACGCGGCGGAGTGCATTAGCGGAATCGTGATCCACCAACTGGCGCAGCCCGGAGCGCCGGTGGTGTGGGGCGGGGCGCCGGCTATTTTTGACATGCGCAGCGGGATTACGGCGATGGGGGCGGTGGAAACGGCGATGCTGAATGTGGCCTGCGCACAGGTGGGCAAACATCTGGGGCTGCCGACGCACGGGTATCTCACCGGCAGTGACGCCAAGGTGATGGATGCGCAGGCGGGCCTGGAAAGCGGAGTGGCGGCGCTGATGGGCGCGCTGGGCGGGATCAACATGATATCGGGGGCGGGGATGCTGGACTCGCTGGCGTGCCACAGCCCGGAAAAACTGGTGCTGGACGCGGAAACCATCGCCATGGCGCAGCGTGTGCGCGCCGGGATCCAGCCGCGCGGGGAGTCGCTGGCGCTGGCCATGTTCGCGCAGGCCGGCTTGCGCGGGGAATTTCTGAAGCTTCCGGAGACGCGCAGGCTTTTTCGCAGCGAGCAGCATTTGCCTTCCAGCGTGATCGACCGCGGGTCGCTGCACGCGTGGGAGCAGAACGGAGCGAAAGATATGTTCGCGCGGGCGCGGGAACGGGTGACGGAACTGCTGGCGGCGTACCGGCGGCCGGCGCTTGCGGCGGAGGTCGAGAGGGAATTGAAAGCCATTGTTGGGGAGCAGGGCAGGCGGGCGGGGATGGAGCAACTGCCCGGGCTGGGAGTGTGAGCGGAATGCAGCGGGAAAAGATCGCGGCGGGTTCGGTGCAGCTCTTGCAGGACTGGCGGCTGCAAATCGACGTGGACATGGTGTTGCGCGGGCAGGGCGCCGACGCCGGAAAGTTGCGCGCGCGAAATGCGCGGGCGGTGGCCGTTGCGGAAAAGGCTTTGCGCGAAGGGATGGCTTATCTCGATCCGCGCGTGGCTTATCGCCGGCTGGCGGTGCATGCGCTGCGGCATGAGCGCGTGCTTCTGGAAGGCGGCGGGGCGCTGAGCGGACCGTTGGTGGCGCAGCACCTGGCCGGTGCGCAGCAGGTGCTGGTCGCAGTGGCCACCATCGGAGAAAGGCTAGAGGCGCGGATCTCCGAAGCGATGAGGGACGATCGACCGCTGGGCGTGGCGCTGGGCCTGGCGCTGGATGGCTTCGGGACGGCGGCGGTGGAAGCGCTGGCGGCCGCCGTCTGCGGGCATATCGATGAGGTAGCCTTGCACGAGGAACTGCGCAGTACGACTCCTCTCAGTCCGGGCATGAGCGGCTGGAAGATCGAGGCGGGGCAAAAAGAGATCTTCGGCCTGCTCGGTGCCGGCGCCGCCGGCGTGCAGCTCAGCCCGTACTGCTTGATGACGCCGCGAAAATCGCTGTCCATGGTTGTGGGGCTCGGCAAAGAGGTCCGCCTGGGCGGGCAGGTCTGCGACTTCTGCAATCTGCGCGAGACCTGCCGTCACAGGAAGCAGTTCGAAGCGCTGGCCCAGGCCGCGCCGGAAAATAGTTCGTCAAGTTGAAGCGCGGATGCCTTCCCGCGCATGACCGATTCGCCTTGCTGTTCTAGGATTCGCCGCGCGGGGCAAGGGGATGGCCCCAGGAGCGCGCCGCAGCCATGGCGCGGATGAAGTCGGGGCTGGTGCCGCAGCAGCCGCCGACGAAGGCCGCTCCGGCCGAGACGAGCTCTCGCGCCGCCGCGGCGAACTCCGCAGGCGTCGTGCGATAGGCCAGTTTGCCGTTCACGACTTCGGGAAGGCCCGCATTCGGTTTCATCCACACGGGCAGCGGGGAAGCCGCCACGAGGCGGCGGCAGATGGGGATGTATTCGCGGATGCCGTTTCCACAGTTCGCGCCGATGGCCTGAACGCCGGCCGCGGCCAGCGCGGTAGCCGCCTGCTCCGGCGTAACGCCCATGATGGTGCGGTCGCGATTCTTGCCGGAATCGAAGACGAAGGAGACGATCACCGGGAAACCCGTCTCCAGAGCGGCTTCTGCCGCGATGCGCGCCTCGGTGAGGTCGCTTAGGGTCTCGAGCAGCAGGGCATCCGGACCTTCCGCGGCCAGGGCGCGGGCCTGCGCCGTGAAGGCGTCCTTCATCTGCGGCGCGGTGATCTCCTTGGTGACCAGCATTTTTCCAGTGGGGCCGAGCGAGGCGAAGACCAGCGCCGCGTCCTGCGCGGCCTCCCGGGAGATGCGTACCCCGGCGCGATTGATGGCTTCCACCTGTGCTTCCAGACCATGCAGAGCGAGGCTGACGGGATTGGCGCGGAAGGTGTTGGTGAGGATCACGCGGCTGCCGGCCTGCACGTAGGCTTCGGCGACTTCGCGCACCAGCGCCGGCTGCGTGAGGTTCCACTCGTCGGGATCGGCGCCCGGAGGCAGGCCGCGCTTCTGCAGTTCGGTGCCCCAGGCACCGTCGGCCAGGATGGGAGCGCCGCAAATCCATTGGGCAAAGGGCATGGAGGTAGTGGCCTGCATCTGCGGGAATGCCGCTACTCAAACTGCTTTCGAAAGTCGGCGAACTGCTGTTGCAGGCCGGCGACGTCGCGCTGCAGACCTGTGACACTCTCTTCCAACTGGGCAATCCGATCGGCATCGGTCGAGGCTCCGGCGACGGCCGCTCCCGATTCCGCGGGTGGCTCCCAGGCCGCGACATCGCCCGCGAGAAGATGAGCGTAGCGCGCCTCCTTGGTGCCGGGCTGCTTGGGCAGAACCTTGACCAAGGGAGGCTCGCGCTGCATCAGGCGCTGCAGGGTGGTGTGCACGACGCTCAGGTCGTCGAAGTGCTGCATGCGCTCGGCGCGGCTGCGCAATTCGCCGGGCGTCTGCGGGCCGCGCAAGAGGAGTTCGCAGAAAATGGCGGTCTCCTGGCGGTTGAAGTTGAAGACTTCCTGAAGGCGGTGCTCGTATTTGGCCACGCGGCTGTCGGCGGTGGTGCCGAGTCCGGCCAGGCCTTTCTCCTTCAGGCTGCTCAATGCCTGGCGCACGGCCGGTTCATCCAGATTCAGGAGGGGATCGCGGTTGGATTTCTGGTTGCAGGCATGGAGGAGGGCGTTCAGGGAGAGGGGGTAGTACTCCGGGGTGGTGATCTCTTTTTCGACGAGCGAGCCGAGCACCCTGGTTTCCACGTCAGTCAGGAGAATGTTCACGGGAGCAAAGAATACCGAAAGATGGAGCGGTTTGCCAGGCGCGGGCAGAGGCCAGGCGGCTCCGGAGTCCGCGAATATCCCGTTTCCCGGAATCGGCCGGGGGGACCGCGTTCCGGGGAAAACGGAGGGCGCTAGTGCGCCGGCGTGGTGGAGCGCAGGCCCGGGTTGTACATTGCGGCGTAATGCAAGTATTGGCGGACGGGGTCGCGCGGGTAGCGGATCTCCACCTTTTCGATCCGCGCATTCTTGCCCCACCGGGCGGTCAGCTCGGCGTTAAGGCCGGCCCAATAGGTAGGGAGGTTGAGCTTGCGGTAGCGGGCTACGATCTGGTCGCGCAAGGCGGTGTCGAAATGAACGGCGTAGCGGTCCACGAGGGCCTTGATGGCGGGGTAGTCACCCTCGGCCTTGATGCGCATCAGTTCGGCCAGCAGCAGGCCCACGCCCTCGCGCATCTTCTGGTAATCCTGCACGCGGATGTAGGTTTTGCCGCCGCGTTCGAACTGTTCGATGGCGCCGGGCTCCTTGTCCATGATGAAAAAGACGATCAGCTGGCGATTGCGCTGATGGTCTTCCTCGATCGTGTCGCCCCTGGGAATGCGGCGCAATTGCGTGAGGGCCACACGGGCCGAAGCGTCGTACATGGTTTTTGCGACATCGTCCTGATCCGTCAGGAGTCCGAGCTCCTTCAGCTTGGGGTCCCAGACATTCCACAGGGCCATCAGGTCCGCCCGGGCTTCTTCCAGCGTGGAAAAATACTCTTTCAGGTAGGACGCGGAGCCGCCGGAGAGCCGCTCGCTGAGCTTGCCGGAGCCGTGACCGATGACTTCGTGCAGGGCGGTCAGGAGGTTCTCCGCTTCGACGCCGTACTTTTTGCCGCGGGCGAGCTCTTCCGGCGAAGCAGCGAATTCCTCGAGCGCCGAGGTGCCCACGGCCTGATCGAACGCGCGGCTGCTGCCGGTGAAGAGGAAGTTCTTGGTGCCGTATTTCTCGTGGATCTCGTTTTCATTGGGCAGGTTGTCGCCGATCGTGCTGACCGAGAAGTCGCCGGCCTCAATCAGGGTCTCCACGGCCTTGACCACCGGCGGGGTGAATGACTGCTTCTTGTATTGGGGTTCCCAGGGGGCCTTCTGCTCGAAATACTCGGCGTTGTCCGCCAGCTTGGCCATCAAATCGGAAACGGGCTTGTCGGTGATGGAGACGAAGCTCTGCGAACTGCCCTTGGCGCCGCGGGCGTCGCGGTAGACCTCGATGAATCCGTTGGCGAAGTCCACGGTGGCGTTGTCCTGCACCCAAGCGGCGCCGAACTTCAGCCAATCCGCAAAATCGCCGGTCTGGTAGTAGCGGATCAGATCGCCGATTACCTGCGCCTGCTGCGGGCCGGCGAAGCCGCGCGCTTTTTCCAGGCAGGTGATGGCCTTGTGCAGGAAAGCGGCGTAGAGGCCCGGGGGAATTGTGCCGTCGGGGGTGCCGGCGCGGTAGACCTCTTCCCGCAGCTTGCCGTCGCGGCCTTTGACGAGGCGGGAGTTCAGCGGGTGCTGCTCGTGAAAATCCTTGAGGTCGGCCAAGGAAACGCCTTCATAGAAGGTGTTGGAGCTGGCCTGCAGGATATCTTTGCCGCCTTTGGGGCTCTTGGCGGTGATCATAGGCTCGAAGTCCGGGTCGAAGAGTGAGGCCCTCAGGCCCTGCAATTCCTTTTTGAGCTGCGCCGGGGTGGTGAGCGGGGGCAGGCCGGCGCACGGCGTCTTCATAGCGCCGTGGCGCTGGGCGGTGAGAGCCGCCTGCTGCAGTTCCTCGAAGCGGAACGCCGGCAGGAACTTTTGCGCGGTCATCTCGTTGTGGTTGCCACGGTTGGCCCAGAACAGTTCGGTGAAATCGACGATGCGCACCATGAGCTGGGGATCGATTCCCGCGGGATGCGCAACGATTTCCTCGAGAAGGCGCTTCTGGCGCAGGCCGTAGCGCGATAGCTGGTCGTAGATGATGGGATCGATGGCGATGGAGGCCTGCGTGAGCCAGTAAGCCAATGTCTGCTGGCGGGGGGAGAGCGCGTGGAAGCTGTCGGCATCGAGCTGCACGAAGCCAGTGTCGCCAACACGGGCGACCAGGGTGCTGGAGGGAGCGGGTTGCGCACTCTGGCAAAAGGACGCAACCGGAAGCAGGGCGAGAGAGAGGAGAATCGCGAATTTGAGTTTCAAGGTGTCCTCCGCTTATACGTTACTGAAACTACGGGGATGACCGCAAGCAGGTGACAGGCCGGGTGGCGCTGGAACCCGGCATGCACGTTGCCGCGAAAGGTGCAATGCGGACCAAGCGGGAAACCCGGCCAAGCGCCCGCAGGCCGCGGGAAGCAGGTTACCGCGCGGGGCCCGCGCTGGGCTGTGGACCCAGTTCCCGCGCGGTGCGCTGAATGGCGGCGTGGACCAGGAAGGCGGCGGCTGCTGAAGCAGCAAGAAGCGCGATTCCGAGAGCCCAGCGTTTGAAGCACAACTCGCCGATTCCGAATAGCGCGGCATAGACCATCGTGCAGCCGAGCACCCAGGACAGGAGG encodes:
- a CDS encoding NAD(P)-binding domain-containing protein, whose product is MDTFLTVLVASLVTLFFVRGYLKKLTAKKPARPAGTAHAAAGAPGAVAAKTIACPRCGKAIGESSAFCSHCGAALAMWSVHRAAVNAPSGGAKGKPKPVINASLCIGCGSCIEACPETGALELVGGKAILAHPDRCTGHAKCAEVCPTQGILYSYDGALQTVRVPLVKENFETNVPGVFIVGELGGMGLIKTAVNEGKLVMDHVHKRVGKTAKPAAHGHEEAPAEAARPDEVRDVLIVGAGPAGLSAALTAHQYGLNYLAIEQGEIASTIRHYPRQKFLMAEPLEIPLYGPLYVSDGTKEALLSVWETIVANTGVRVQTNERVERVARNTGGFVVETSKGQYHAKNVILALGRRGTPRSLGVPGEDLAKVAYALIEAESYENKDILIVGGGDSAVESAVGLSKHKRNRVTLSYRGENFQRARERNQKFIAEAEAQGQLNVQRSSQLREIREKSVVLEVAGKTVEIANDYVFILIGGVSPEEFLKKTGIEIVEKSLAVAADRSFS
- a CDS encoding corrinoid protein, producing the protein MHDDLYPALRQCIIDGDPEQAKEICQRALAAGMAPLDAINEGLVPGLNHVGEQFAQGEMFLPDLVMAGEAMKAATAILEPAMQKAGARRETLGKVVLGTVQGDIHEIGKTLVGTMLSASGFEVHDLGVDVPFDTFAVKARELNADIVGVSALLTTTMTGQKNVAEALERNGLRPRVKIIVGGAPVTRGWAEEIGADGYGEDALAAVALAKALAGK
- a CDS encoding trimethylamine methyltransferase family protein; the encoded protein is MQPKLEILERELIERILGEALALIAEPGVKVQAQAAVELLAGAGARVEEGIAHIPEALARQALASAPREFFLHNRGGEPVVRYGGDAVQFDPGSSCVHILDPATLQHRMTQAADLVRLVQVAEMLPQYAAQSTAVVCNDVPKEIGDLYRLFLVLLHSNKPIVTGAFAAHTVPLMIDLLAADSGGREALRGRPRAVFDVCPSPPLNWSDFAGQNLADLARAGVPAEVVSVPLAGAAAPVTLAGTVVQHAAECISGIVIHQLAQPGAPVVWGGAPAIFDMRSGITAMGAVETAMLNVACAQVGKHLGLPTHGYLTGSDAKVMDAQAGLESGVAALMGALGGINMISGAGMLDSLACHSPEKLVLDAETIAMAQRVRAGIQPRGESLALAMFAQAGLRGEFLKLPETRRLFRSEQHLPSSVIDRGSLHAWEQNGAKDMFARARERVTELLAAYRRPALAAEVERELKAIVGEQGRRAGMEQLPGLGV
- a CDS encoding homocysteine S-methyltransferase family protein, with product MPFAQWICGAPILADGAWGTELQKRGLPPGADPDEWNLTQPALVREVAEAYVQAGSRVILTNTFRANPVSLALHGLEAQVEAINRAGVRISREAAQDAALVFASLGPTGKMLVTKEITAPQMKDAFTAQARALAAEGPDALLLETLSDLTEARIAAEAALETGFPVIVSFVFDSGKNRDRTIMGVTPEQAATALAAAGVQAIGANCGNGIREYIPICRRLVAASPLPVWMKPNAGLPEVVNGKLAYRTTPAEFAAAARELVSAGAAFVGGCCGTSPDFIRAMAAARSWGHPLAPRGES
- a CDS encoding YceH family protein is translated as MNILLTDVETRVLGSLVEKEITTPEYYPLSLNALLHACNQKSNRDPLLNLDEPAVRQALSSLKEKGLAGLGTTADSRVAKYEHRLQEVFNFNRQETAIFCELLLRGPQTPGELRSRAERMQHFDDLSVVHTTLQRLMQREPPLVKVLPKQPGTKEARYAHLLAGDVAAWEPPAESGAAVAGASTDADRIAQLEESVTGLQRDVAGLQQQFADFRKQFE
- a CDS encoding dipeptidyl peptidase 3 yields the protein MKLKFAILLSLALLPVASFCQSAQPAPSSTLVARVGDTGFVQLDADSFHALSPRQQTLAYWLTQASIAIDPIIYDQLSRYGLRQKRLLEEIVAHPAGIDPQLMVRIVDFTELFWANRGNHNEMTAQKFLPAFRFEELQQAALTAQRHGAMKTPCAGLPPLTTPAQLKKELQGLRASLFDPDFEPMITAKSPKGGKDILQASSNTFYEGVSLADLKDFHEQHPLNSRLVKGRDGKLREEVYRAGTPDGTIPPGLYAAFLHKAITCLEKARGFAGPQQAQVIGDLIRYYQTGDFADWLKFGAAWVQDNATVDFANGFIEVYRDARGAKGSSQSFVSITDKPVSDLMAKLADNAEYFEQKAPWEPQYKKQSFTPPVVKAVETLIEAGDFSVSTIGDNLPNENEIHEKYGTKNFLFTGSSRAFDQAVGTSALEEFAASPEELARGKKYGVEAENLLTALHEVIGHGSGKLSERLSGGSASYLKEYFSTLEEARADLMALWNVWDPKLKELGLLTDQDDVAKTMYDASARVALTQLRRIPRGDTIEEDHQRNRQLIVFFIMDKEPGAIEQFERGGKTYIRVQDYQKMREGVGLLLAELMRIKAEGDYPAIKALVDRYAVHFDTALRDQIVARYRKLNLPTYWAGLNAELTARWGKNARIEKVEIRYPRDPVRQYLHYAAMYNPGLRSTTPAH